A window from Sus scrofa isolate TJ Tabasco breed Duroc chromosome 2, Sscrofa11.1, whole genome shotgun sequence encodes these proteins:
- the LOC110259738 gene encoding olfactory receptor 2L5-like produces MENYNQTSTDFILLGLFPPSRIGTFLFILIVLIFLMALLGNLSMILLILLDTQLHIPMYFLLSQLSVMDLTYISTTVPKMTSNFLFGSKSISFVGCGIQSFFFLTLAGAEGLLLAAMAYDRYVAICFPLHYSIRISRRVCVWMTMGSWLLGSINSCAHTTYILHIPYCQSRAINHFFCDVTAMLILACVDTWIYEYTVFVSTILFLLLPFTCIAFSYGRVLMAVYRMQSAKGKKKAYSTCSAHLTVVTIYSAPIAYTYLCPKFLRTPTEDKALAVFYTILTPMLNPIIYSLRNQEVMGALRRVIQKICSMKM; encoded by the coding sequence ATGGAAAATTATAATCAAACATCAACTGATTTCATCTTATTGGGGTTATTCCCCCCTTCAAGAATTGGaacctttctttttattctcattgttcttattttcctAATGGCTCTATTAGGCAACCTCTCCATGATCCTTCTCATCCTTCTGGACACACAACTCCACATACCCATGTATTTCCTACTCAGTCAGCTCTCTGTTATGGACCTGACCTATATCTCCACCACTGTCCCCAAAATGACCAGCAATTTTCTGTTTGGAAGCAAGTCAATCTCCTTTGTAGGTTGTGGAATTCAGAGCTTCTTCTTCTTGACTCTAGCAGGTGCAGAAGGATTGCTTTTAGCTGCAATGGCTTATGATCGTTATGTAGCCATTTGCTTTCCTCTTCACTATTCCATCAGAATTAgcagaagagtgtgtgtgtggatgaCAATGGGATCTTGGTTGCTAGGCTCAATCAACTCCTGTGCCCACACCACATATATTCTCCATATCCCGTATTGCCAATCCAGGGCcatcaatcatttcttctgtgatgtcACAGCCATGTTGATTCTGGCCTGCGTGGACACCTGGATCTATGAATACACAGTTTTTGTGAGCACCATTCTCTTCCTTTTGTTGCCTTTCACTTGTATTGCATTTTCCTATGGTCGAGTTCTTATGGCTGTCTATCGCATGCAATCagcaaaagggaagaagaaggccTATTCAACCTGCAGCGCTCACCTCACTGTGGTAACTATCTACTCTGCACCAATTGCTTACACTTATCTATGCCCAAAATTTCTCCGTACTCCAACAGAGGACAAGGCTCTGGCTGTGTTCTACACTATTCTGACCCCAATGCTCAATCCTATTATCTATAGCCTGAGAAACCAGGAAGTGATGGGGGCTCTGAGAAGAGTAATTCAGAAAATCTGCTCTATGAAAATGTAG